The Kribbella jejuensis genome segment AGCACCACCGGCACGCCGGCCAGCTTGGTGCCGTCCAGCTTGGTCACCGCCGTCGACAACGTGACCGCGCCGGTGTACATGATCGAGGCCGCGCTGGCTCCGATCGTCGCCTTCGACCCGACCAGCCGGACGTCGACACCGGGCCCGATCTTGCCTCTCGCGTCCTTCGTCCAGATCCGGTACGCATAGCTGGCCGAGTTCGACAAGCCGCCCTGCGTGAAGGCAATGGCCGCGCCGTTGTAGACCGCCGTACCCGCGGTCGTCAACTGCGGCGGAGTCGAACCAACCGCACTCCGCACCATCACCGTCGTGTTGGCCGGCATAGCCCAACGCAGCGTCGCCGCCGCCACCCCACCACTCACGGAGAAGCTACCGACAGGCGCCGGCGGAGCCGTCAGATTGAGGTAGTTCTTGTCGATCCGCGGGATGGTGACTCCGCCGTTGGACTCATTGGCGACCTCGCCCGCGAACTGGTGAACGCGCTGGTGGTTCGCCCAGTAGGCCGAGTTGATGAACCGGCTCGTGCCCACCGGAGATTCCCAGTGCGCGAACCAGATGTTGTCCGGCCGCGTGTAGGCCGTGCTCGTGTAGGCGCTGTTCAGATCGGCGCCGCCGGACGCCGCGCCGACGTACGCCCCACCCAGGTAACCACGTGCGTTCAGCTCCTGCGTCCACCCGCTCAGGTAGGACAGCACCGCCGCCTTGCACGCGGCAGTGGAGGTGTACGGCTCGATGTCGCTGTAGATCGCGCTCCGCTGGGCGAAGCCGAGCGCCTGCGCGGCGGCGACCGCGTTGGTCGCGGCGTTCTTGCCCTGGATGAACGAGGTCGCCGGCCGCGACGACATCAAGCTCCCATAGGACGCGCACGGCGCCTGCAGACCGACGTCGACGAGCAGGAACTGCCATCCCTTGCTCGCATTCGCCGCCACCCAATCGGCGGTCAGGTTCGGCTGGTCGCAGGCTCGCAACGAGCCACTGATGTAGATGCCGACACCCTGGTATTTCGCTCGCCACGCGTCCATCGTCGATTGTGGTGGTGCCGCGCAGGTGTCGAAGCCGTTGCCCGCAAAGTTGCCCGTAGCAACCACCGAAGGAGCGACCGCGGTCTGCTGGGTGACGCGCGCGGACGGTGCCTTGGTGACCACACGGCCGGTGGCCAGTACGTCGCTTGCGGACTGCTCCGCGCCTGGCGCGTAGTACGCCGTGGCCAGCACGCCCGCGTCGGTGATCGCGCGCCGCAGCAGCCCGTCACTGGACGTCTGCGCGGTGGTCAGCGGCTCCAGGATCAGGCCCGAGCTCCGGCCGACCAGGTGTGCCGGGCAGTCGGACTGCGCTGTACTGCGGCCCAGGTACACGGCCGGCTGGTCGAGCCGCACGCAAGCGGTCGGGTTCGCGGCCAGGTCGACCACCGGCCAGCCGGCCGGGACGGTTACCTGGTAGCCGCGGTACGAGACGGTCTTGGTGTCTCCGGCAGCGGCCGGGCCGACGGCGGTGACGCCCGCCAGCAGCGCGAGGGCCAGCGTGAGCCCCCCGGGTCTGAACAACCTCACTGTGGTCCCCAGTTTCATCGTTGGACGGTGCCCCCAAGTGAAGGCGAGCGCCCACCCTCCTGTCGAAGAGCCTGCGGCACTCGCCTCGATCCGCAGATCCTATCGGGGACACCGGATCAGCCTCATTTTGGATCGCTCAGTACATAACGTGCTACGCTACCGACCATGCCGAGACCGAGGACCTTCGACGAGGACCGTGCCATCGACGCCGCGATGCGGGTGTTCTGGACGACGGGCTACGAGGCGACGTCGACGCAGGACCTGTGCGCCGCCACCGGCCTCGGCCGGAGCAGCATCTACAACACGTTCAACAGCAAGCGCGACCTGTTCGACCGGGCGCTGCGCCGGTACGCCGAGCAGTTCACGACCGCCCAGCTCGAAGTGATCCAGGACGCGACGCTGCCGATCCGCGAACGCGTTCGGCGGATCCTCTGGACCGCGGTCGAGCCGGATCCGGACGATCCGGCAGGGTGTTTCGTCATCAACACGATCGTCGAGCTCGGCCCGAAGGACCCGGAGATCATCGAGTTCCTCGACCGGGATCACGAGCTCAAACTGGTCGCGTTGACGACGGCGATGAAGGCGGCGCAGGTGACCGGCGAGCTCGACCCGGAGCAGGATGCGGCCGCGCTCGCGCAGTACGTCTTCACCGTTCTCGGCGGTCTGCGGGTCGCCGCCCGGCGCAACACGGCGCCCGAGATCCAGCGCGCCGTCGTCGAGGCGACGCTACGCAGTTTCTGACACGTCGGTCTGTTCTGCCCGCATTTTGCACCGATTGATCCATTATGAGAGGACCTCATGTCCCGCGCTGTGTACCTGCTCGGCCTGGCGATCTTCGCCCAGGGCACGTCCGAACTGATGCTCGCCGGCCTGCTCCCTGAGATCGCGACCGGGCTGGGCGTCTCGATTCCGGCCGCCGGGCTGCTGATCTCCGCTTTCGCCGTAGGCATGCTCGTCGGTGCCCCGATTCTGGCCGTGACCACGCTCCGCTGGTCCCGCCGCGCGGCGATGCTCGCGTTCCTCACGATCTTCGCGCTCACCCACGTGGCCGGCGCGTTGACCTCCTCGTACGGCGTCCTGCTCGCGACCCGGGTCGCCGGAGCGTTCGTTTACGCCGGGTTCTGGGCGGTCGCTTCGGTGACCGCGATCGAACTCGCCGGACCGCAGGCGCGGGCGAAAGCGATGAGCATCCTGGCCGGCGGCCTCACCGTCGCCACGATCGTCGGGCTGCCGGCCGGGACGCTGCTCGGCCAGCACCTCGGCTGGCGGTCGGCGTTCTGGGCGGTCGCCGTACTGTCGGTGCTCGCGATCGTCGGCGTCCTCGCGACGATTCCAGGCGGCCGGTCAGAGCACCTCCCGCGACTGCGGGACGAAGTACGCAGCATGGTGAACCCGCAACTGTGGCTCGCGTACGGCACGACCGCGCTGTCGACCGGGGCGATCCTGGTCGTGTTCAGCTACCTCGCTCCGCTGCTGACCGGGCCTACCGGCCTGTCCGAGGTGTGGGTGCCGGTGATCCTCGCGCTGTACGGCGTGGGCGCGCTGCTCGGGATCACGGTCAGCGGACGGACCGCGGACCGGCGCCCGTTCAGGACGCTCGTGATCAGCCTCGGCGGCGTGGTCGCCGCCGCGGTCGTGCTGGCACTCGCGACGAGCACTCCGTGGCTGGCGGTGCCGGCGGTGATCGGGATCGGGACGTTCGGCTTCGCGACCAACCCGGCGGTGAACTCGCGGGTGTTCAGCGTCGCCGGTTCCGCGCCGACGCTCGCGGCCGCGTTCAACATCTCGGCCTTCAACGTCGGCATCACGGTCGGTCCGTGGCTCGGCGGTCTCGCCCTCGACGCGGGCGCCGGCTATCCGTCGGTCGGCTGGATCGGCGCCGCTCTCGGAGTACTTGCTCTTGGCACCATTCCGTTGGCCTTGCGCATCGGTCAGCGGGAGTACGCGAGCGCCAGCGCGATGACGGGCGTGTAGCCGGCAACCCGAGCATCCGTCCAGGTCGCGGCTCCCCCGGCGAGATCGTCCGTGGTCATCCGGTAGATCAGAGCGCGGATCAGCATCTGTCCCCATTCCGGCAAATGCGCCCACCGTGCCGCGAGACCCGGCTCGGCGCCGTACCAGCACAAGGCGTCCGCGACCGCCACCGCCGACGCCCACGCCGTCGGGCGCCAGTACACCGGCCAGTCGATGATTGCCGGCGGCAACCCGTCGGCGAACATCACGTTCCCGGGCAGGTCGCCGTGCACCGCCTGCGCCACCAGGTCCACCGGCCGCCAGGCGTCCACGAGCGGCCCGACGAGTTCGGCGTACGGCGAAGTCCCGTCGTACGTCTGCTCGCGCCAGGCGACCCGATCGCCGTCGCACCACGGGTCGTGCCGCGTGTCGATGAAGTCGGGCCGCGGCAGACCCGCCACCGCCTCGTGAAACGCGGCCGCAGCGAACAGCACCTCGTCCTGCCGCCGCACGTCGGTCGCGCCGGCGACCAACTCGTTCGCCTCCCATCCGAACGCGACCCACTCGCCACTCGCCGCCCGCACCGGCCTCGGCACCCGGAAGTCGTTCGACTCCGGCAGCGCGCTCAGTACGTCGCCACGCCAGGCGCTCTCGCTGTCCGCCCGCTTGAGCACGACTCCGCCCGAGCGCCACGTCTGCCCCTGGCCGCCCGCCAACCGCACGGCGGGTTCCGACAAGCCGAACGCCGCGAGCACCTGTTCCTCCGGACCGTCCATACCCGCACTCTTTCATCTCGCTCTTTCATGTCGGCAGCGCAGCGGGTCGGTGTGCGGCGGGCGGGCGCGGGCGCTCTAAGATTTCGCGGTGACTGATCTCGATCTGTTCGGCGACCTCGACACCGGCGCGCTGCCCGAACGGCAGCAGCGGATCCTGGTGGTGATCCGGGACTGGGTGAGCCGGCACGGCTACGCGCCGAGCAGCCGGCAGATCGGCGACGCGGTCGGGCTGAAGTCCTCGTCGTCGGTGTCGAAGCACCTGGCCAGCCTGGAGGACAAGGGTTTCCTGCGGCGCAGCCCGTCGGTGTCGCGGCCGATCGACGTCCGGATGTTCCTGCAGGAGACGGCCGGCGGCACCACCAGCGACGAGAACGTGCCGGTCCCGGTGGTCGGTGACATCGCCGCCGGTACGCCGATCTCGGCCGTCGAGCACGTCGACGACGTACTGCAACTCCCCCGCGGGCTCACCGGGCGCGGCACCGTGTTCGGGCTGCGGGTCCGCGGCGAGTCGATGATCGACGCGGCGATCTGCGACGGCGACATCGTCGTGGTCCGGCAGCAGTCCGAGGCCCACTCCGGTCAGATCGTCGCCGCGATGATCGACGAGGAAGCGACGGTCAAGGTGTACCGCCGGCGCAACGGCCACGTGTACCTCGAGCCGCGCAACCCGGCGTACGAGGTGATCGACGGCGACAACGCGACCGTCCTCGGCGTGGTCGTCTCGGTACTGCGCAGCGTCTAGTTCGCCAGGCGCTCGTGGAGCAGATCCAGTTGGGCCGGGTTCGTGGTCAGTTGCGCGGCGCGTTCGTCGGCGGCGTGGGCCTCGGCCGGGCGGTTGAGCTCGCGGAGGAATTGGGCGCGGGTGGCATGGAACAGCGGGTAGGTGTCGAGGTCTCCGGCCAGCGCGTCGAGCTCGGTCAGAGCGGTCGCCGTGCCTCGTACGTACGAGAGGGCGATCGTGCGGTGGAGGCAGGTCACTGGGCTCGGCTGCAGGGTCAGCAGCATGTCGTACAGGACGACGATCTGCGGCCAGTCCGTCCGGGACCAGTCGGCTGCCTCGCTGTGGCAGGCGGCGATGGCGGCCTGGAGCTGGTACGGGCCGGGGGCGTGGTGGCGGCGGGCCGTCCGGGTGAGTAAGGCGGTCGCCTCGGCAATCGCCGCGTGGTCCCACAACGTGCGGTCCTGATCCGGGAGTAGCACGAGGTTCGGGTTGAAGCGGGCCGCCGTACGGGCTCGGTGCAGGCGGATCAGCGCGAGTAGGCCGGCCACCTCGGGCTCGTTCGGGAGCAGACCGTGCAGGAGTGCGGTAAGCCATTCGGCGTCGTCGACGAGGTCGCGGGAGTGCGCGCGTTCCGCCGTACTGGACAGGTAGCCCTCGTTGAAGAGCAGGTAGATGACCGTCAGTACTTCGGTGAGCCGCTCGGGCAGCTCGTCGTCGCGCGGGATCCGGTACGGGATGCGTGCGTCGGTGATCTTTCGCTTGGCGCGGGTGATCCGCTGGGAGACCGCCGACTCCGACGCGAGGAAGGCCGCCGCGATCTGGGCGGTCGTCAGCCCGCACACCACGCGCAACGTGAGCGCGATCTGGGCCTCCCGCGCGAGGGCCGGGTGGCAGCAGGTGAAGATCAGTCGCAGCCGGTCGTCCCGGGGCGACGGTTCCGGCGGTTCGAGCAGCGCGAGCTTGGCGCGGTAGTTCTCCTGCCGGCGCAGTACGTCGAGGCCGCGGCGCTTGGCGACCGTGAACAACCACGCGTCCGGCCGATCGGGGATCCCTTCGACCGGCCAGCGTTTCAGTGCGATCTCGACCGCGTCCTGCACCAGGTCCTCGGCCGCCGCGAAGTCCCCGAGCAGCGACACCAACGCACCCGCCAGCCTGCCCGCATGGTCGCGCACCACGCGGGCAAGCTCTTGTTGAGTAGTCACATCTGGGCGACGGGCCGGATCTCGATCACCGGGCAGGCCGGCCATGTCTTCACCATCCGGAGCGCCTCGTCCAGGTCCTCGACGTCGATCTCGGTGAACCCGGACACGACCTCCTTGCCCTCGATGAACGGTCCGTCGGTGGTCAGCACCCCTGAACCGTCCAGACGGACGGTCGTCGCGGTCTCGGCGCCCTGCAACTTGCTGCCGCGGTTGGTGATCTTGTCCGCGTGGTCCTCGAACCACTGGTACACCCGCCGGTACGCCTCCTCCTTCTCGGCCGGCTCCAGCGCCGCGAAGTCCTTGGCGAACTGCTCGGTCTCGATGAACATCAGCACGTACTTCACCCGCACACCTCCTTCAGGCCAGTGTGGCGTAGAGGTCTACACCGTTTCCGGACGGATCCGCGACGGTCGCGTAACGCATGCCCCACGGCGCGTCGTACGGCTCCTGCAGGCTCGTCACACCGGCCGTGACGAGTTCGGCGTACGTCGCATCGACCTCGGCGGGGGTGCCGTACTCGAGGGTGAGGAAAATCCGGCCGAGCTTCGGCGGGGTCCAGTCCGCGGTGATCTTGCTGCGGGCCGCGTCGGTGTCGAGCATCAGGTGCAGACCGTTCGGCAGATCGCAGCCGGCGTGGTCGTCCGGCATGTACTGGTCGCGCTCGAACTCGAGCCCGAGCCGGCGGTAGAACTCGATCGCCGCGCCGAGGTCGGTGACGGCGATGTCGATGATCTTCACGGTGTTGACGGGGGTAGGCACTGCTCTTCTCCTCTGCTGAAGACGACTCTCACTCAGCAGACGATCGGCGTACGCCGGGATCCGACACTCTGGCAGGGTGGGTCCATGAAACGTCCGTTGTTCGCCCGGATGTACGCCCGGGTCCGGCCGACGCTCGACGATGCCGGTGCCGCCGAGCACCGGCGCCGGTTGCTCGCCGGTACGGCGGGACGCGTGATCGAGGTCGGCGCCGGCGACGGCGGGAACTTCGCGCACTACCCGCCCTCGGTCACCCACGTACTCGCCGTCGAACCGGAACCGTTCCTCCGCGCTTACGCCCATCGCGAGGCCTCCGCCGCACCGGTCCCGGTCGAGGTCGTCGAGGGCACAGCTGACCACCTTCCAGCCGCTTCCGGCTCCGCCGACGTGGTCGTCGTCTCGCTGGTCCTCTGCTCAGTCCCCGACCAGACGGCCGCGTTGGCCGAGGCCCGTCGAGTACTACGCCCCGACGGCGAACTCAGGTTCTACGAACACGTCGCCGCGCAGCCCGGCCGCCTCGCCACGGTCCAGAAGATCGCCGACGCCACCCTCTGGCCCCTCCTCGTAGGCGGCTGCCACACCCACCGCGACACCGCATCCGCAATCACCTCAGCCGGCTTCACAATCGAGGACCTGCACCACTTCAACTTCCCCCCAAACCGCCAAACCCCCGCCAGCCCCCACATCCTCGGCCGAGCCCGGCTCAGGGCGTGAGGTCCATCGCGGCGCGGGCGCCGTTCGCGAAGTCGGTCGGGACCGAGACCTGGTCGTGGACGACCAGCCATTCGCCGTTGATCCTCCGCCACGCGGACGTCCAGCGGAGCCAGTAGTCGATCTTGCCGCCGTTGATCATCGCGGCGTTCATGTGGTTGAGCGAATAGACGACCGCGAGGTCACCGTCGACGAGCACGGTCAGGTCGCGGACCTCGTACTCCAGTGGCACTTGGAAGACCTCGAAGACCTGCTGCCAGTTCGCCAGTTTCTTGTACGCGCCGACGTGGCGCAGTGGTGGCTCGATGTCGAACGAGACCACATCGGGCGCGAAGACCGTCTTCAGTACGGCCAGGTCGCCGGTCCGGACGGCGTCCAGCAGGACCTCGATGCGGTCACGGATCTCGGCTTCGGAGACTGCGTTGTTCGTCATACCGGGTACGACGCGACAGCCCCTCGTACTGTGAGACCTCACGGTTCGGCGCGCTGTTTCGTCGTACCGGGTATGAGTGAGAGGACGGACATGGGCGAGCCCGGATTGAGCGCGATCATGAGTGAGCGGCGGCAGCTGATCAACCTGGCGTACCGGTTGCTCGGGTCGCTGGCCGACGCCGAGGACGTGGTCCAGGAGACGTACGCCCGCTGGTACGCGATGACCGGTCCGGAGCGGGAGGCGATCGACAACCCGCCCGCGTGGTTGACCAAGGTCGCGAGCCGGATCTGCCTGGATCTGCTCCGCTCGGCCCGTGCTCGCCGCGAGCGGTACGTCGGCGAATGGATCCCGGAGCCGCTGCCCGAGAGCAGCGAGTGGCACACCGGTCAGACCGGCCCCGACCCGGCGGACCGCGTGACGCTGGACGAGTCCGTCAACATGGCGTTCCTCGTCGTGCTCGACTCGATGACACCGGCCGAACGGGTCGCGTTCATCCTGCACGACGTGTTCCGGTACCCGTTTCCGGAGGTCGCCGAGATCGTCGGCCGGACACCCGCGGCCTGCCGGCAACTGGCCTCGTCGGCCCGACGGCGGATCCAGGACGCGGAGCTTCCCTCGGCGCCGTCGGCGCGCCGGGCGCAACTCATCCAGCAGTTCAAGCAGGCGTGGGAGGCGACCGACATCGCTGCCCTGGTCAGCCTGCTCGATCCGGACGTCACTGCGGTCGCCGACGGTGGTGGCGTGGTCACGGCCGCACTCGAGCCGGTGCGCGGTGGCGCGGAGGTCGCCCGGTACTTCGCCGAACTGCCGGTGTTCCGCCTCGGCCGCACGCTGCTCGAGCGGACGGTCAACGGACAGCCCGGTCTGGTGATCCAGTTCGAGGGCGTCACCGAGACGGTGATCGCGTTCGACGTGGACGGCGATCACATCCGCAACATCTGGGCGATCAGGAACCCGGAGAAGCTGCAGCCCTGGACGCGTTGACCAGGGTCCGCACCGTCTCCTGCGCACAGGCCTTGTTCACGCCGATCCCGCCGCGCGCGCCGCGTTTGATCCAGCCCGCCACGTAGTGGCCCGGCCGGCCGACGACGGCGCCGCGGACGTTCGGCACGATCCCGAGGTCCGCGTCGAACGGCAGCCCGTCGACCGGCCGTCCCTCGAACCCGATCGCCGTGAACAGGTCGCCCGCCTCGACGATCTCCCCGGTGTCGAGGGTCAGCCCCGCGGACGTCCATGTCGTCGGCCGGGCGTGGTACCGCAACTCGACCCGGTCCCCCGCCATCGCCAGCAATTCCTGCAACGCGGGTTCGGTGTACGCCGCTTCCTCCGGCCCGCGCCGTCCGAGCAACACGACCTGCTTGATCCCGCTGGCCGCGAGCACCCGCCTGACGTCCGGCGGAACGTCCATCCCGCGAAGCTGATCCTCGTCCGCCAGCAACATGCGTGCGACATCGAGCGCCACGTTCCCGTTGCCGACGACAACCGCCCGCGGCCCCACCAGCTCGGGCGGCGGCACCGCGCCCGGCCGCCCGTTGTACCAGGCAACAAAATCCCCGGCGGTGCAGGCACCGTCCTCACCGGCGATCCCAAGCCTGCGGCTCTGCCAGGCGCCCACCGCATGGATCACCGCATCGAACCCCGCCGGCAGCTGGCCCGGTACGAGCCCACGCTTGTCCGACCCGCTCGCCGACCGGCGAGAGGCAAGACCGTCCGCCCGCCCACGCCCGGCTGGAATGTCGTCCGCAGCAGTTCCGGGCAGCCATTGCACTCGCTCGTGCCGGATGATTCGTTCGAACGTCTCGATGATCTGCTTGGTCTGCGGGTGGTCCGGCGCCACGCCGTACCGGACCAGCCCGCCCACCCGGTCGAGCCGATCGACAACGGTGATCTCGGCGGTTGT includes the following:
- a CDS encoding DUF1906 domain-containing protein; the encoded protein is MKLGTTVRLFRPGGLTLALALLAGVTAVGPAAAGDTKTVSYRGYQVTVPAGWPVVDLAANPTACVRLDQPAVYLGRSTAQSDCPAHLVGRSSGLILEPLTTAQTSSDGLLRRAITDAGVLATAYYAPGAEQSASDVLATGRVVTKAPSARVTQQTAVAPSVVATGNFAGNGFDTCAAPPQSTMDAWRAKYQGVGIYISGSLRACDQPNLTADWVAANASKGWQFLLVDVGLQAPCASYGSLMSSRPATSFIQGKNAATNAVAAAQALGFAQRSAIYSDIEPYTSTAACKAAVLSYLSGWTQELNARGYLGGAYVGAASGGADLNSAYTSTAYTRPDNIWFAHWESPVGTSRFINSAYWANHQRVHQFAGEVANESNGGVTIPRIDKNYLNLTAPPAPVGSFSVSGGVAAATLRWAMPANTTVMVRSAVGSTPPQLTTAGTAVYNGAAIAFTQGGLSNSASYAYRIWTKDARGKIGPGVDVRLVGSKATIGASAASIMYTGAVTLSTAVTKLDGTKLAGVPVVLYSKAKTASKWATAGSYTSDANGIVKASLKPAVSTYYMWGYNGAAGVLGTRSAAVLVQVHPALSAYLTPAAIRLGGSTLLYGYLNPPHAGTTAYLQRRSGTSWVAVTTGKLTTNGKYAFSIKPTARGTYTYRVVWLADADHQGTQTASKVLTVS
- a CDS encoding TetR/AcrR family transcriptional regulator, which gives rise to MPRPRTFDEDRAIDAAMRVFWTTGYEATSTQDLCAATGLGRSSIYNTFNSKRDLFDRALRRYAEQFTTAQLEVIQDATLPIRERVRRILWTAVEPDPDDPAGCFVINTIVELGPKDPEIIEFLDRDHELKLVALTTAMKAAQVTGELDPEQDAAALAQYVFTVLGGLRVAARRNTAPEIQRAVVEATLRSF
- a CDS encoding Cmx/CmrA family chloramphenicol efflux MFS transporter — its product is MSRAVYLLGLAIFAQGTSELMLAGLLPEIATGLGVSIPAAGLLISAFAVGMLVGAPILAVTTLRWSRRAAMLAFLTIFALTHVAGALTSSYGVLLATRVAGAFVYAGFWAVASVTAIELAGPQARAKAMSILAGGLTVATIVGLPAGTLLGQHLGWRSAFWAVAVLSVLAIVGVLATIPGGRSEHLPRLRDEVRSMVNPQLWLAYGTTALSTGAILVVFSYLAPLLTGPTGLSEVWVPVILALYGVGALLGITVSGRTADRRPFRTLVISLGGVVAAAVVLALATSTPWLAVPAVIGIGTFGFATNPAVNSRVFSVAGSAPTLAAAFNISAFNVGITVGPWLGGLALDAGAGYPSVGWIGAALGVLALGTIPLALRIGQREYASASAMTGV
- a CDS encoding TIGR02569 family protein, producing MDGPEEQVLAAFGLSEPAVRLAGGQGQTWRSGGVVLKRADSESAWRGDVLSALPESNDFRVPRPVRAASGEWVAFGWEANELVAGATDVRRQDEVLFAAAAFHEAVAGLPRPDFIDTRHDPWCDGDRVAWREQTYDGTSPYAELVGPLVDAWRPVDLVAQAVHGDLPGNVMFADGLPPAIIDWPVYWRPTAWASAVAVADALCWYGAEPGLAARWAHLPEWGQMLIRALIYRMTTDDLAGGAATWTDARVAGYTPVIALALAYSR
- the lexA gene encoding transcriptional repressor LexA yields the protein MTDLDLFGDLDTGALPERQQRILVVIRDWVSRHGYAPSSRQIGDAVGLKSSSSVSKHLASLEDKGFLRRSPSVSRPIDVRMFLQETAGGTTSDENVPVPVVGDIAAGTPISAVEHVDDVLQLPRGLTGRGTVFGLRVRGESMIDAAICDGDIVVVRQQSEAHSGQIVAAMIDEEATVKVYRRRNGHVYLEPRNPAYEVIDGDNATVLGVVVSVLRSV
- a CDS encoding RNA polymerase sigma factor codes for the protein MVRDHAGRLAGALVSLLGDFAAAEDLVQDAVEIALKRWPVEGIPDRPDAWLFTVAKRRGLDVLRRQENYRAKLALLEPPEPSPRDDRLRLIFTCCHPALAREAQIALTLRVVCGLTTAQIAAAFLASESAVSQRITRAKRKITDARIPYRIPRDDELPERLTEVLTVIYLLFNEGYLSSTAERAHSRDLVDDAEWLTALLHGLLPNEPEVAGLLALIRLHRARTAARFNPNLVLLPDQDRTLWDHAAIAEATALLTRTARRHHAPGPYQLQAAIAACHSEAADWSRTDWPQIVVLYDMLLTLQPSPVTCLHRTIALSYVRGTATALTELDALAGDLDTYPLFHATRAQFLRELNRPAEAHAADERAAQLTTNPAQLDLLHERLAN
- a CDS encoding YciI family protein, whose product is MKYVLMFIETEQFAKDFAALEPAEKEEAYRRVYQWFEDHADKITNRGSKLQGAETATTVRLDGSGVLTTDGPFIEGKEVVSGFTEIDVEDLDEALRMVKTWPACPVIEIRPVAQM
- a CDS encoding VOC family protein produces the protein MPTPVNTVKIIDIAVTDLGAAIEFYRRLGLEFERDQYMPDDHAGCDLPNGLHLMLDTDAARSKITADWTPPKLGRIFLTLEYGTPAEVDATYAELVTAGVTSLQEPYDAPWGMRYATVADPSGNGVDLYATLA
- a CDS encoding class I SAM-dependent methyltransferase — encoded protein: MKRPLFARMYARVRPTLDDAGAAEHRRRLLAGTAGRVIEVGAGDGGNFAHYPPSVTHVLAVEPEPFLRAYAHREASAAPVPVEVVEGTADHLPAASGSADVVVVSLVLCSVPDQTAALAEARRVLRPDGELRFYEHVAAQPGRLATVQKIADATLWPLLVGGCHTHRDTASAITSAGFTIEDLHHFNFPPNRQTPASPHILGRARLRA
- a CDS encoding YybH family protein, producing MTNNAVSEAEIRDRIEVLLDAVRTGDLAVLKTVFAPDVVSFDIEPPLRHVGAYKKLANWQQVFEVFQVPLEYEVRDLTVLVDGDLAVVYSLNHMNAAMINGGKIDYWLRWTSAWRRINGEWLVVHDQVSVPTDFANGARAAMDLTP
- the sigJ gene encoding RNA polymerase sigma factor SigJ, whose amino-acid sequence is MSERTDMGEPGLSAIMSERRQLINLAYRLLGSLADAEDVVQETYARWYAMTGPEREAIDNPPAWLTKVASRICLDLLRSARARRERYVGEWIPEPLPESSEWHTGQTGPDPADRVTLDESVNMAFLVVLDSMTPAERVAFILHDVFRYPFPEVAEIVGRTPAACRQLASSARRRIQDAELPSAPSARRAQLIQQFKQAWEATDIAALVSLLDPDVTAVADGGGVVTAALEPVRGGAEVARYFAELPVFRLGRTLLERTVNGQPGLVIQFEGVTETVIAFDVDGDHIRNIWAIRNPEKLQPWTR
- a CDS encoding FAD-dependent oxidoreductase translates to MTFAISGDCCSDASCVAVCPMNSIHPAPGEPGFGTGASLFIDPRTCIDCGACADICPVDAAKPASQSAPEDVVRNAAYFAETSPLDATDLDSWEPVSYQTWGGGPRRVLVVGAGPAGMYATRELLLRTTAEITVVDRLDRVGGLVRYGVAPDHPQTKQIIETFERIIRHERVQWLPGTAADDIPAGRGRADGLASRRSASGSDKRGLVPGQLPAGFDAVIHAVGAWQSRRLGIAGEDGACTAGDFVAWYNGRPGAVPPPELVGPRAVVVGNGNVALDVARMLLADEDQLRGMDVPPDVRRVLAASGIKQVVLLGRRGPEEAAYTEPALQELLAMAGDRVELRYHARPTTWTSAGLTLDTGEIVEAGDLFTAIGFEGRPVDGLPFDADLGIVPNVRGAVVGRPGHYVAGWIKRGARGGIGVNKACAQETVRTLVNASRAAASPGS